Proteins encoded in a region of the Thunnus thynnus chromosome 8, fThuThy2.1, whole genome shotgun sequence genome:
- the c8h1orf210 gene encoding type III endosome membrane protein TEMP has product MALSSDGTLYNSTTTAQNDTLTNQTDKPNSHNWEFLVAVLVTAISVSIIVALLAKCQVVRRYLASYRHTRLTETDTISQCDPSGLEVQFAMREGRGRSPHCLPPVSEEDDDGFIEDNYIPASERARAERAAENMEDTEEEMDEIEFTIG; this is encoded by the exons ATGGCACTATCATCAGATGGTACACTCTACAACTCTACTACAACAGCACAAAATG ACACTTTGACAAACCAGACAGACAAACCGAACTCTCACAACTGGGAGTTCCTGGTGGCCGTCCTGGTCACAGCCATCTCTGTCTCCATTATTGTTGCCCTTCTGGCTAAATGCCAGGTGGTTCGACGCTACCTGGCCAGCTACAGGCACACGCGGCTGACTGAGACAGACACTATTAGCCAGTGTGACCCGTCAG GCCTGGAGGTGCAATTTGCCATGCGAGAGGGACGTGGAAGGAGCCCTCACTGTCTCCCTCCTGTGAGCGAGGAAGATGATGACGGCTTCATTGAGGACAACTACATCCCAGCCAGTGAGAGGGCGAGGGCTGAGAGAGCAGCGGAGAACATGgaggacacagaggaggagatggatgaaATTGAATTTACCATCGGTTAG